Proteins found in one Mangifera indica cultivar Alphonso chromosome 15, CATAS_Mindica_2.1, whole genome shotgun sequence genomic segment:
- the LOC123197885 gene encoding TATA box-binding protein-associated factor RNA polymerase I subunit B isoform X1: MEGTETLKLTCNTCGNVGFADGLDGYYYCQNCGAQAEDIIETGVADEDFMATGAGTGTALYQTSHTRHVAKSRPANQFVPLSQQSTFWSPLFEVPKSTTNDNNNTVGSQNICKVKREEVCYEDGVGPTEPEDFGLGSDLGEIQAGYEDYHFEVRMKYVMGVQLMIQLQCEALVEKFSVCPLICGVAGSIWLRFLASTGVLHEDWADKAINESESQKQGECEDFTPRAKYRQEPHNLHGQRAVMIWFRLLRRKIPLSCPLAISFLACHVAREAVLPTDIVKWSIEGKLPYFAAFVEIEKRYGQPSVACSISTSHMFRPSKAVPVQKLESLAASIAESIGLHLPPINFYAITSRYLKKLSLPVEKILPYALRIQEWSMPPDLWLSTNELRLPSRACLMSILIVAIRILYNINGFGAWERSLSSRNVSCSASTPGEKLNPKCHFQRRDVEDDSVSPSNTFDDSGAQFGKSPQLKEPELDAEELLYNLDARYDDVFDTPEYSKDLPTYLQYCKDVVFAGLEPPHDDHEETRMIEQFWSFYQLEKESEPADDIGMRFDSVINQKRTRDDSSLNTHFKENKRTRDIGCNVMPADHYGTFLGDDNSQKDLTDNNSLQSSPDPNSETNDEALAERAIRRLKLDMEENRFCYIPPRVKLKRLDYLYYVRKKDEGAFMYAAHADYYILLRACARVAQVDIRIMHFGVLSFERRLAWLENRIDHCLHLSPPSVTCEFCSDVVEVAGDDPNCTIADVPIELSTLNI, encoded by the exons ATGGAGGGTACAGAGACCCTAAAGTTGACGTGCAACACTTGTGGCAATGTAGGCTTTGCGGATGGATTGGATGGCTACTATTACTGCCAAAATTGTGGAGCCCAGGCTGAAGACATCATAGAAACTGGTGTGGCAGATGAGGACTTCATGGCAACGGGTGCTGGTACGGGCACTGCCCTTTACCAGACTAGTCACACCCGCCATGTTGCTAAATCTCGGCCAGCGAATCAATTTGTACCCCTCTCACAACAGTCAACTTTCTGGTCCCCGCTGTTTGAAGTACCAAAATCCACCACAAATGACAATAACAATACTGTTGGCTCTCAGAATATTTGTAAGGTTAAGAGAGAAGAGGTGTGTTATGAGGATGGTGTTGGACCCACAGAGCCTGAGGATTTTGGTTTGGGTTCAGATCTAGGAGAAATTCAGGCAGGATATGAGGATTATCATTTTGAGGTGAGGATGAAGTATGTCATGGGGGTGCAGTTGATGATTCAGCTACAATGTGAGGCTTTGGTTGAGAAGTTTAGTGTTTGTCCTTTGATCTGTGGGGTGGCTGGGTCAATATGGTTGAGGTTTCTTGCATCAACGGGAGTTCTACATGAAGACTGGGCTGATAAAGCAATTAATGAATCTGAGAGTCAAAAACAAG GAGAATGTGAAGATTTTACACCTCGTGCAAAATATAGACAAGAGCCTCACAACTTACATGGTCAGAGAGCAGTAATGATATGGTTTAGGTTGTTGAGACGGAAGATACCGTTATCTTGTCCTTTAGCCATATCATTTTTAGCTTGTCATGTTGCAAGGGAAGCAGTATTGCCAACAGACATAGTGAAGTGGTCAATTGAAGGAAAACTTCCATATTTTGCTGCTTTTGTTGAAATCGAAAAGCGATATGGGCAGCCTTCAGTTGCCTGTTCTATAAGTACAAGTCATATGTTCAGACCATCTAAAGCTGTTCCTGTACAAAAGTTGGAATCATTGGCTGCATCCATTGCTGAGTCTATTGGTTTACATTTACCTCCAATAAACTTCTATGCCATTACGTCCCGCTATCTCAAAAAGTTATCTCTTCCTGTGGAGAAGATTCTTCCTTATGCATTACGAATACAAGAGTGGTCAATGCCTCCTGATTTGTGGTTATCAACAAATGAGTTGAGGCTTCCTAGTCGTGCTTGTTTAATGTCTATACTGATTGTAGCTATCAGAATTCTCTATAATATAAATGGTTTTGGGGCATGGGAAAGGAGCCTGTCCAGTCGTAATGTTTCCTGTTCAGCATCGACCCCTGGAGAAAAATTGAATCCCAAGTGTCATTTCCAAAGGAGAGATGTTGAAGACGATTCAGTTTCTCCATCCAACACCTTTGATGATTCAGGTGCACAATTTGGTAAGAGTCCACAGTTGAAGGAACCTGAATTGGATGCTGAAGAGCTTCTCTATAATTTGGATGCTAGATATGATGATGTCTTTGACACCCCTG AGTATTCCAAGGACTTACCAACATATCTGCAATATTGTAAGGATGTTGTCTTTGCTGGACTAGAACCACCGCATGATGATCATGAGGAAACAAGGATGATTGAGCAGTTTTGGAGTTTCTATCAGCTTGAAAAG GAATCTGAGCCTGCAGATGATATTGGAATGAGATTTGATAGTGTTATTAACCAAAAGAGAACAAGGGATGATAGTTCTCTTAACACTCActttaaggaaaacaaaagAACCAGAGACATAGGGTGTAATGTTATGCCAGCTGATCATTATGGAACCTTTCTTGGAGATGACAATTCACAGAAGGATTTAACAGACAATAACTCTTTGCAAAGTTCACCAGATCCAAATTCAGAAACCAATGATGAAGCTTTAGCAGAGAGAGCCATAAGACGGTTGAAATTAGATATGGAAGAGAATAGGTTCTGTTATATTCCACCAAGGGTCAAACTCAAGAGACTCGATTACCTTTACTATGTCCGGAAAAAGGATGAAGGCGCCTTTATGTATGCTGCACATGCAGATTATTACATATTGCTTCGTGCTTGTGCTAGGGTCGCCCAGGTTGACATTCGAATTATGCATTTTGGTGTACTGAGCTTTGAGAGACGACTagcttggcttgaaaatagAATAGATCACTGCTTGCATTTGTCACCTCCTAGTGTTACTTGTGAGTTTTGTAGTGATGTAGTAGAAGTTGCTGGAGATGACCCCAATTGTACTATAGCAGATGTTCCAATTGAATTATCAACTTTGAATATATGA
- the LOC123197885 gene encoding TATA box-binding protein-associated factor RNA polymerase I subunit B isoform X2 yields MATGAGTGTALYQTSHTRHVAKSRPANQFVPLSQQSTFWSPLFEVPKSTTNDNNNTVGSQNICKVKREEVCYEDGVGPTEPEDFGLGSDLGEIQAGYEDYHFEVRMKYVMGVQLMIQLQCEALVEKFSVCPLICGVAGSIWLRFLASTGVLHEDWADKAINESESQKQGECEDFTPRAKYRQEPHNLHGQRAVMIWFRLLRRKIPLSCPLAISFLACHVAREAVLPTDIVKWSIEGKLPYFAAFVEIEKRYGQPSVACSISTSHMFRPSKAVPVQKLESLAASIAESIGLHLPPINFYAITSRYLKKLSLPVEKILPYALRIQEWSMPPDLWLSTNELRLPSRACLMSILIVAIRILYNINGFGAWERSLSSRNVSCSASTPGEKLNPKCHFQRRDVEDDSVSPSNTFDDSGAQFGKSPQLKEPELDAEELLYNLDARYDDVFDTPEYSKDLPTYLQYCKDVVFAGLEPPHDDHEETRMIEQFWSFYQLEKESEPADDIGMRFDSVINQKRTRDDSSLNTHFKENKRTRDIGCNVMPADHYGTFLGDDNSQKDLTDNNSLQSSPDPNSETNDEALAERAIRRLKLDMEENRFCYIPPRVKLKRLDYLYYVRKKDEGAFMYAAHADYYILLRACARVAQVDIRIMHFGVLSFERRLAWLENRIDHCLHLSPPSVTCEFCSDVVEVAGDDPNCTIADVPIELSTLNI; encoded by the exons ATGGCAACGGGTGCTGGTACGGGCACTGCCCTTTACCAGACTAGTCACACCCGCCATGTTGCTAAATCTCGGCCAGCGAATCAATTTGTACCCCTCTCACAACAGTCAACTTTCTGGTCCCCGCTGTTTGAAGTACCAAAATCCACCACAAATGACAATAACAATACTGTTGGCTCTCAGAATATTTGTAAGGTTAAGAGAGAAGAGGTGTGTTATGAGGATGGTGTTGGACCCACAGAGCCTGAGGATTTTGGTTTGGGTTCAGATCTAGGAGAAATTCAGGCAGGATATGAGGATTATCATTTTGAGGTGAGGATGAAGTATGTCATGGGGGTGCAGTTGATGATTCAGCTACAATGTGAGGCTTTGGTTGAGAAGTTTAGTGTTTGTCCTTTGATCTGTGGGGTGGCTGGGTCAATATGGTTGAGGTTTCTTGCATCAACGGGAGTTCTACATGAAGACTGGGCTGATAAAGCAATTAATGAATCTGAGAGTCAAAAACAAG GAGAATGTGAAGATTTTACACCTCGTGCAAAATATAGACAAGAGCCTCACAACTTACATGGTCAGAGAGCAGTAATGATATGGTTTAGGTTGTTGAGACGGAAGATACCGTTATCTTGTCCTTTAGCCATATCATTTTTAGCTTGTCATGTTGCAAGGGAAGCAGTATTGCCAACAGACATAGTGAAGTGGTCAATTGAAGGAAAACTTCCATATTTTGCTGCTTTTGTTGAAATCGAAAAGCGATATGGGCAGCCTTCAGTTGCCTGTTCTATAAGTACAAGTCATATGTTCAGACCATCTAAAGCTGTTCCTGTACAAAAGTTGGAATCATTGGCTGCATCCATTGCTGAGTCTATTGGTTTACATTTACCTCCAATAAACTTCTATGCCATTACGTCCCGCTATCTCAAAAAGTTATCTCTTCCTGTGGAGAAGATTCTTCCTTATGCATTACGAATACAAGAGTGGTCAATGCCTCCTGATTTGTGGTTATCAACAAATGAGTTGAGGCTTCCTAGTCGTGCTTGTTTAATGTCTATACTGATTGTAGCTATCAGAATTCTCTATAATATAAATGGTTTTGGGGCATGGGAAAGGAGCCTGTCCAGTCGTAATGTTTCCTGTTCAGCATCGACCCCTGGAGAAAAATTGAATCCCAAGTGTCATTTCCAAAGGAGAGATGTTGAAGACGATTCAGTTTCTCCATCCAACACCTTTGATGATTCAGGTGCACAATTTGGTAAGAGTCCACAGTTGAAGGAACCTGAATTGGATGCTGAAGAGCTTCTCTATAATTTGGATGCTAGATATGATGATGTCTTTGACACCCCTG AGTATTCCAAGGACTTACCAACATATCTGCAATATTGTAAGGATGTTGTCTTTGCTGGACTAGAACCACCGCATGATGATCATGAGGAAACAAGGATGATTGAGCAGTTTTGGAGTTTCTATCAGCTTGAAAAG GAATCTGAGCCTGCAGATGATATTGGAATGAGATTTGATAGTGTTATTAACCAAAAGAGAACAAGGGATGATAGTTCTCTTAACACTCActttaaggaaaacaaaagAACCAGAGACATAGGGTGTAATGTTATGCCAGCTGATCATTATGGAACCTTTCTTGGAGATGACAATTCACAGAAGGATTTAACAGACAATAACTCTTTGCAAAGTTCACCAGATCCAAATTCAGAAACCAATGATGAAGCTTTAGCAGAGAGAGCCATAAGACGGTTGAAATTAGATATGGAAGAGAATAGGTTCTGTTATATTCCACCAAGGGTCAAACTCAAGAGACTCGATTACCTTTACTATGTCCGGAAAAAGGATGAAGGCGCCTTTATGTATGCTGCACATGCAGATTATTACATATTGCTTCGTGCTTGTGCTAGGGTCGCCCAGGTTGACATTCGAATTATGCATTTTGGTGTACTGAGCTTTGAGAGACGACTagcttggcttgaaaatagAATAGATCACTGCTTGCATTTGTCACCTCCTAGTGTTACTTGTGAGTTTTGTAGTGATGTAGTAGAAGTTGCTGGAGATGACCCCAATTGTACTATAGCAGATGTTCCAATTGAATTATCAACTTTGAATATATGA
- the LOC123197748 gene encoding GRAS family protein RAD1-like, with translation MEAMNGWLSFPMHYESFNQDLAIRRFCPARVEQEQGEWDEIMNEVELFSPSDHDDSTSTPHLAASEVDEFVDSFFNMENDHDNKDNNNDIGHDNLKASEEELKSSFDHIQDVQFQINEGDDNLQLSNCASYEEFGIASHEMVPSVDEVSHGVDQGLHLVHLLLACAEAVGCRDTQLAESMLSQIWASANPWVDSLQRISYCFAMGLKSRLSLLQNVNANGTFTDGAMDVSLITREEKVEAFQLLYQTTPYIAFGFMAANEAICQAAQGKNSLHIIDLGMEHTLQWPFLIRSLASRPEGPPKIRITGLINDQNLLELEASMSVLAQDASSQGILLEFLMVLEPITPLILTRENLNLKEGEALFVNSFMHLHKFVKESRGSLKAILQAIKKLNPTLLTMVEQDANHNGPFFLGRFLESLHYYSAIFDSLEASLPRNSLQRMNIEQLHFAEEIRNIVAYEGSDRIERHERADQWRRQLGRAGFQVVGLKCLSQAKIMLSVYGCDGYTLASEKGCLLLGWKGRPIMLASAWQVNNGSSP, from the coding sequence ATGGAAGCAATGAATGGATGGCTCTCTTTCCCCATGCATTATGAGAGCTTCAATCAAGACCTCGCCATTAGAAGGTTTTGTCCAGCAAGAGTTGAGCAAGAACAAGGAGAATGGGATGAGATTATGAATGAAGTTGAATTGTTTTCTCCTTCCGATCATGATGACTCCACCAGCACTCCTCATTTAGCTGCCTCTGAGGTTGATGAGTTTGTTGATAGCTTCTTTAACATGGAGAACGATCACGACAACAAAGACAATAATAATGACATTGGTCATGATAATCTCAAGGCCTCTGAGGAGGAGCTCAAGAGTAGTTTTGATCACATTCAAGATGTCCAATTTCAGATAAATGAAGGGGATGATAATTTGCAATTGAGTAATTGTGCCTCTTATGAAGAGTTTGGGATTGCTTCTCATGAGATGGTGCCTAGTGTGGATGAGGTGAGTCATGGTGTCGATCAAGGGCTTCACTTGGTGCATTTGTTATTGGCTTGTGCTGAGGCCGTTGGTTGCAGAGATACTCAGCTTGCTGAGTCTATGCTCAGCCAGATTTGGGCTTCTGCTAATCCTTGGGTTGATTCTTTACAGAGAATTTCCTATTGTTTTGCAATGGGGTTGAAGTCTAGGCTATCTCTTCTTCAGAATGTCAATGCAAATGGTACATTTACAGATGGAGCCATGGACGTGTCATTGATCACCAGGGAGGAGAAAGTTGAAGCTTTTCAACTCCTTTACCAGACAACTCCTTACATTGCTTTTGGTTTCATGGCTGCAAATGAAGCTATATGTCAAGCTGCACAAGGGAAAAACTCTttgcacataatagatctaggAATGGAACATACCCTTCAATGGCCCTTTTTGATTAGAAGTCTAGCTTCAAGGCCAGAGGGTCCTCCAAAAATCCGAATTACCGGATTAATCAATGATCAGAATCTGTTAGAGCTTGAAGCCAGCATGAGTGTACTTGCACAAGATGCCAGTTCACAAGGCATCTTGTTAGAGTTTCTCATGGTATTGGAGCCAATTACTCCATTGATTTTAACTAGAGAGAATCTTAACTTGAAAGAAGGAGAAGCATTATTTGTGAATAGTTTTATGCACTTGCACAAGTTTGTTAAAGAGAGTAGAGGCTCCCTCAAGGCAATTCTCCAAGCAATCAAGAAACTCAACCCAACCTTGCTTACAATGGTTGAGCAAGATGCTAACCATAATGGTCCTTTCTTCCTTGGGAGATTTCTCGAGTCTCTTCATTACTACTCTGCTATTTTTGACTCGCTCGAGGCTAGTCTGCCAAGAAACAGTCTTCAGAGGATGAACATAGAACAACTTCACTTTGCAGAAGAGATAAGAAACATTGTAGCGTATGAGGGGTCTGACAGAATTGAAAGGCATGAAAGAGCAGATCAATGGAGAAGACAACTAGGCAGAGCAGGATTTCAAGTTGTGGGGTTGAAGTGTTTGAGTCAAGCAAAGATTATGCTATCTGTTTATGGTTGCGATGGCTACACTTTGGCTAGTGAGAAAGGCTGCCTCCTCCTTGGATGGAAAGGAAGACCCATAATGCTTGCATCTGCTTGGCAGGTCAACAATGGTTCATCTCCTTAG